Within the Bacillota bacterium genome, the region CGACGCTGAGGCTCTCGCCACCCACTATGACCTCGAGTCCAGGTACGGCCGCTGGGCGCTCGACCGCGAGCAGCGGCGCATCAGGTACATCGACACGTGGAGCGCAGCACGCGGGGTGCGGTTCGTGGGCACAGCGGTGGAGCTCATAGTGGATTCCGCGGAAATCAAAAGTGACGTGGCATGGCTTCGTCTCAAGCAAAGCGCGGATTTCGCTTACGTCTATGACGCCGACCCAATGGCTCCACCCGACCACTTTGGGATCGGCACCCGGCACCTCGTCGAGCTCGTGCGGCGGGACGGCACGTGGCTCATAAGGCGTGATTGGTACACCGACCCGCTCGACGAGGACTCCGTCGTCGGGACAGTGAGACCCGCTCTGACCCCGCCCGGGGTCCCGCCTGCGGCGAGGATCCAAGGGAACGGGAACAGCGTCAATCCCCCCAGCACACTCGTGCCTGCCGGCACCAGCGCGTCTCCGGGCGAGCCAGGGAGCCCAAGCCCTTCACCAACGATCTGGTACAACAGAGACAAAGCCGTCGCCTACGCGGACGAATACTGCGGCTCGGCCTGGGGCTGCGGCAACAACCGCGAGTATAACCCCAAATACAAGGACTTCACAGGCCTGGGAGGAGACTGCACGAACTTCGTGTCGCAGGTGCTCGGGGATCCGGAAGCAGGGAACCTCCCCATGGACTGGACATGGCGCTACACGTTCAGGGGTTCGGGAGCGGGCGCAAGTCGCGCGTGGGCACAGGCTGAGGCGCTCGTCGCATACCTCATGAATAGCGGGCGGGCTCGGAGAATTGCCCGCGGCA harbors:
- a CDS encoding amidase domain-containing protein, yielding MRFYVVSRRRVLICFAAILTCASAAAAVLVEPVAGPPVVLDRELVTRLNMIFSDRAESVIHGDAEALATHYDLESRYGRWALDREQRRIRYIDTWSAARGVRFVGTAVELIVDSAEIKSDVAWLRLKQSADFAYVYDADPMAPPDHFGIGTRHLVELVRRDGTWLIRRDWYTDPLDEDSVVGTVRPALTPPGVPPAARIQGNGNSVNPPSTLVPAGTSASPGEPGSPSPSPTIWYNRDKAVAYADEYCGSAWGCGNNREYNPKYKDFTGLGGDCTNFVSQVLGDPEAGNLPMDWTWRYTFRGSGAGASRAWAQAEALVAYLMNSGRARRIARGTYPDVVTPSAEFPYGAIGALHPGDVIAYEERGRIEHLAVVTGTDSHGYVVVNSHTADRYHVPWDLGWDRGTVFWLLKMF